Proteins encoded within one genomic window of Manduca sexta isolate Smith_Timp_Sample1 chromosome 18, JHU_Msex_v1.0, whole genome shotgun sequence:
- the LOC119189689 gene encoding uncharacterized protein LOC119189689 → MKLNLFKRSMIFATFFGSCLCIALIVASLGTTHWIDARAHRTHSLQVSEGRISFGLFEGRKELNYGYGWRSYDFSVKAGTHPARRWAWCGTAALLGAALLCAGGSCILAVLSSAARARCSPRPLLAGNTLAVLFTLGAIAVWLTEYFLRLQHNVMSDEDLADTWSSSDMADLGLSFWLVVAASLSALVNDVCVLVAMADGRDADTIAPALEEKVNGAIMLY, encoded by the exons ATGAAATTGAATTTATTCAAACGGTCGATGATATTTGCGACCTTTTTTGGGTCATGTCTGTGTATAGCTTTAATAGTAGCGTCGTTGGGGACAACGCATTGGATAGATGCGCGAGCGCATAGAACGCACAGCCTTCAAGTATCGGAGGGGAGGATTAGCTTCGGCCTCTTCGAAGGTCGTAAGGAACTGAACTACGGTTACGGGTGGAGGAGCTATGATTTTAGTG TAAAAGCCGGAACGCACCCGGCTCGTCGCTGGGCGTGGTGTGGCACCGCGGCGTTGCTCGGTGCGGCACTTCTCTGCGCTGGTGGGTCATGCATCCTCGCGGTACTGAGCTCAGCGGCAAGAGCAAGGTGCTCACCACGCCCTCTGCTGGCAGGGAATACTCTCGCTG TACTGTTCACTTTGGGAGCGATAGCAGTATGGTTGACAGAGTACTTCCTTCGGCTGCAGCACAACGTCATGTCCGACGAGGATCTGGCTGACACTTGGTCTTCCAGCGACATGGCCGACCTTGGACTCTCGTTTTG GTTGGTGGTGGCGGCTTCGTTATCAGCACTAGTGAACGACGTGTGCGTGCTGGTGGCGATGGCGGACGGCCGCGACGCTGATACCATCGCACCAGCGCTAGAGGAGAAAGTCAACGGCGCGATAATGCTGTACTAA